One part of the Hydra vulgaris chromosome 01, alternate assembly HydraT2T_AEP genome encodes these proteins:
- the LOC136075119 gene encoding uncharacterized protein LOC136075119 isoform X2 has translation MDEEDIEKMRQELKQKSQSIINLEKKQESLMPCRYIEESQHLKIESKNEIDFRNCIRVSVHEFLVGDIVDSTVEKKEDAKLNITVDSMLDEVNRIMCGFDDHVFLNNHCDDENSQFIKTFKDISNEIYDIVSKKTIDSNKVNDNSINNVIKNKNNEYKFRKQKMCSPIIEIKDNDEAGNQKVSQSVHLHPVFDSCSYIDYDMKTEVIDWCNILDKDSYSEKIFTSA, from the exons ATGGACGAagaagatattgaaaaaatgcgtcaagaattaaaacaaaaaagtcaaAGCAtcattaatttagaaaaaaaacaagaatcTTTAATGCCTTGCCGTTACATCGAAGAAtctcaacatttaaaaatagaaagtaaaaatgaaattgattttAGGAATTGCATTAGAGTTTCTGTACATGAATTTTTGGTAGGTGATATTGTGGATAGTACAgtcgaaaaaaaagaagatgcaAAATTGAACATTACTGTTGATAGCATGCTGGATGAGGTGAATCGTATTATGTGTGGGTTCGATGATCATGTTTTCTTGAATAACCATTGTGATGATGAAAACAGtcagtttataaaaacttttaaagatatatccAATGAGATTTATGACATTGTTTCTAAGAAAACAATAGATTCTAATAAAGTCAATGATAATAGTATaaacaatgttattaaaaataaaaataatgaatataaatttaggaaACAGAAAATGTGTAGCcctattatagaaataaaagataACGATGAAGCTGGAAATCAAA AAGTTTCACAATCTGTGCACTTGCACCCTGTGTTTGACTCATGTAGTTACATAGACTATGATATGAAGACAGAAGTTATTGActggtgtaatattttagataaagatagttatagtgaaaaaatttttactagtGCATAA
- the LOC136075117 gene encoding uncharacterized protein LOC136075117, protein MDIEMTSSDVSDYDDSDISNNEAKDDLSLQDKKTVCIYNSVEEAEHYLLSVNEPTKISSKSDIYICDSVKEANQCLHNYEIDNTVRFAAFSTPKDFGSTDIFSHKHKVLWETSPEFFNTPYVVLSSKRFDCHHGVDRNSNAKQKYIDAKENQKKFDHWYRGEYVIIQDTKKFECPAKVNMKEIVYFTSLKVVNMTNYYKNQVSRDIRNSLMKHNTFVFCRKIKVEIDCLLCHRNHPLGKSELLSQKIDHRLSTKISEFVKQGVSNVCEMKRLLKIMVSDMFGKKDLPPSNNRRFYPRNNIIRTHIVIERQKLRFSNIDQDCLENKINEWKVSDATVKIHYHPKRSHSKDELLFVYQAGWQKKLLNKYGNEMVFLDATYKTTRYSLPLFFLVVKTNVDFQIVATFVSESETFDTIKKALNVIKSWNLDFQPLYCMIDYCNEEIRALESVFFGCEVFICDFHREQAWDHWIKKTSNGCFSKKEDILKLLRCIAWSRSCEEEVDAIKALELSDFWCQDGFSKLKHYVEMYWMPIKKRWIWWYRQNRLLINCNTNNGVERQNESFKYCYLKKYNNSSLTGMLTLLIEEFFTDKLESYTDANFKMDARYRRYGCWVPKYLYNRPRSLVKHCLLRKSTADYMDLNTVVMMKHGIFTVSSTIDSSTKYFVHFGDENIMPKCTCYDWISTGYPCKHFFAIFKKYPAWSWNTLSKLYVNSPFLNLDEDNYDIFHEKKPFNFSKLLSPLKESSLSLKKNTTVEDQNDICKKHIPIYSGVDVREMLNTIKNLSFEFEANSDELVMLHKTLSTLIDKLNKGRVRESGIPVTQTNNKLSKKHISIPVRKPIKAQTKRVGSQKEKTSNASKVFIVAESYLVDSIEHKIVDEPVNKERFVVDHEIVISHNNDEHLVEKLVLLPQTKLSSDDMNDITTHQMLSDNVIHSVQKMITGVSGLQDPVLGQNLSFCVVKGSFVQVLHDSDVHWLTISTFGCSEGEVFLLDSMFKGKIKNYVVRQICAIMQCTKDSLKVRVLPVQQQTNGVDCGLFALAFAQHIACTGSNPHYISFENDEMRNHLFKSVIENHLNEFPKTGKLTRFCKEKEFNFTLYCVCLQIWMASDKVVKDKHMVQCGKCECWFHRVCERIPDFILECESVEWFCSQCTITLPCSTLT, encoded by the exons atggatATAGAAATGACAAG TTCAGATGTATCAGATTACGATGATTCAGACATATCAAATAATGAGGCAAAAGATGATTTAAGTCTTCAGG ataaaaaaacggTTTGTATTTACAATTCTGTCGAAGAAGCTGAACACTATCTTCTATCTGTTAATGAACcaacaaaaatttcaa GTAAAAGTGATATCTACATATGTGATTCAGTTAAAGAAGCCAATCAGTGTCTTCATAACTATGAGATAGATAATACTGTTCGCTTTGCTGCTTTTTCAACTCCAAAGGATTTTGGTAGTACAG atatattttcaCACAAGCACAAAGTGTTATGGGAAACATCCCCAGAATTTTTTAATACGCCTTACGTTGTTTTGTCATCAAAAAGGTTTGATTGTCATCATGGCGTTGATCGGAATTCTAATGCTAAGCAAAAGTATATCGATgcaaaagaaaatcaaaaa aaGTTTGATCATTGGTACAGAGGTGAATATGTGATTATTCAAGACACTAAGAAGTTTGAATGTCCTGCAAAAGTTAACATGAAAGAGATTGTATATTTTACTAGTTTAAAG GTTGTCAACATgacaaattattacaaaaaccAAGTATCAAGAGATATTCGAAATTCTTTGATGAAGCataatacttttgtattttgtagaaaaattaaagttgaaataGACTGCCTATTATGTCACCGAAATCATCCACTTGGAAAA AGTGAACTCCTGTCTCAGAAAATTGACCATCGATTGTCAACAAAGATTTCTGAATTTGTGAAACAAGGCGTTTCAAATGTATGTGAGATGAAGaggcttttaaaaattatggttAGTGATATGTTTGGAAAAAAAGATTTGCCTCCTTCTAACAACAGAAGGTTCTATCCAAGAAATAATATCATTCGTACACACATAGTCATTGAACGTCAAAAGCttag atTCTCAAACATTGATCAAGATtgtttagaaaacaaaataaatgaatggaaGGTTTCTGACGCCACTGTCAAAATACATTACCATCCAAAAAGAAGTCATAGTAAGGATGAGCTGTTGTTTGTTTATCAAGctggttggcaaaaaaaacttctaaataaaTATGGTAATGAAATGGTGTTTTTAGATGCAACATATAAGACCACTAGATATTCATTACCATTGTTTTTCTTAGTTGTTAAAACTAATGTTGATTTTCAAATAGTTGCAACATTTGTATCTGAAAGTGAAACTTttgatacaataaaaaaagcacTTAATGTCATCAAATCTTGGAATCTTGATTTTCAACCTTTATACTGCATGATTGACTATTGTAATGAGGAGATACGTGCTTTGGAATCTGTTTTTTTTG GGTGTGAAGTATTCATCTGCGATTTTCATAGAGAACAGGCATGGGATCattggataaaaaaaacttccaatggttgttttagtaaaaaagaagatattttaaaattgttaagatGTATAGCTTGGTCAAGATCTTGTGAAGAAGAAGTAGATGCTATAAAAGCGTTAGAGCTTTCTGACTTTTGGTGTCAAGAtggtttttctaaattaaaacattatgttGAAATGTATTGGATGcctataaaaaag AGATGGATCTGGTGGTATAGGCAAAATCGTCTTCTAATTAATTGCAACACAAACAATGGTGTTGAAAGACAAAATGAGTCATTTAAGTATTgctatttaaagaaatataacaaCTCTTCTTTGACAGGCatgttaactttattaattgaaGAATTCTTCACTGATAAGCTAGAAAg CTACACTGATGCCAACTTCAAAATGGATGCAAGATACAGGAGATATGGCTGTTGGGtgccaaaatatttatataatcgCCCTCGTAGTTTAGTTAAGCATTGCTTGTTGCGAAAATCTACTGCTGATTATATGGATTTGAACACAGTTGTAATGATGAAACATGGTATATTTACTGTATCTAGTACCATTGATTCTTCTACAAAATACTTTGTGCATTTTGGTGATGAAAATATTATGCCAAAATGTACTTGTTATGATTGGATATCAACAGGCTATCcctgcaaacatttttttgctatattcaAAAAGTATCCTGCTTGGTCATGGAATACATTATCAAAACTTTATGTAAATTCTCCATTCTTAAATTTAGATGAAGATAACTATGATATATTCCatgaaaaaaaaccttttaatttttcaaagttgcttTCACCTTTAAAAGAGTCAtctttgtctttaaaaaaaaatacaactgtAGAAGATCAGAATGACATATGTAAAAAACATATTCCCATTTATTCTGGTGTCGATGTTAGGGAGATGCTTAATACTATTAAGAACTTATCATTTGAATTTGAGGCAAACTCTGATGAACTAGTGATGTTACATAAAACTCTTTCCACTCTAATAGACAAACTAAACAAAGGAAGAGTAAGAGAATCTGGGATTCCTGTCActcaaacaaataataaattaagcaaaaaacaTATTTCTATTCCTGTACGGAAACCAATAAAAGCTCAAACTAAGCGTGTTGGatcacaaaaagaaaaaacatcaaatgCTTCTAAAGTGTTTATAGTAGCAGAGAGTTACTTAGTTGACTCGATTGAACATAAAATTGTTGATGAGCCTGTAAACAAAGAAAGGTTTGTTGTTGACCATGAGATAGTTATTTCACATAACAATGATGAACATTTAGTAGAAAAACTGGTTTTACTTCCTCAGACAAAACTCTCATCAGATGATATGAATGATATTACAACCCATCAGATGTTGTCAGACAATGTCATCCATTCGGTACAAAAAATGATAACTGGTGTTTCTGGTCTGCAGGATCCAGTTTTGGGGCAAAATTTGTCATTTTGTGTGGTAAAGGGCTCCTTTGTACAGGTATTACATGATAGTGATGTACACTGGCTGACAATAAGCACTTTTGGGTGCTCTGAAGGTGAGGTATTTCTGTTAGACAGCATGTTTAAGGGCAAAATAAAGAACTATGTTGTCAGACAAATTTGTGCAATAATGCAGTGCACCAAAGACAGTTTGAAAGTACGAGTCTTACCTGTGCAACAACAAACAAATGGTGTAGACTGTGGTTTGTTTGCATTGGCGTTTGCACAGCACATTGCTTGTACCGGCTCAAATCCACACTACATTTCATTTGAAAATGATGAAATGAGAaaccatttatttaaaagtgttataGAAAACCACTTAAATGAGTTTCCAAAGACTGGAAAATTGACCAGATTTTgcaaagaaaaagaatttaattttactcTTTATTGCGTATGTCTGCAAATTTGGATGGCTTCTGATAAAGTTGTCAAAGATAA GCATATGGTGCAATGTGGAAAATGTGAATGTTGGTTTCATCGTGTTTGTGAACGCATacctgattttattttagaatgtGAGAGTGTTGAATGGTTTTGTTCGCAATGCACAATAACTTTACCATGTAGTACTTTAACTTAA